Part of the SAR202 cluster bacterium genome is shown below.
CTATTTTCGAGAAGAATTCCACGAGCTCCGGCGCCTTGCCCTGTAGCTGCGAGGAAATGCCGATCCTCTGGTCTGACGATGGGCCATAGGCCGAGCCCCCGTCCGCTAGCTTCCAGCCCTGAGTCTCCGCCTTCGGGGCGAGCATGACCAGGTCGACCTCGCCCTTGTCCGCCGCAGCCCTGTACCCCGTCTCCTTCACGTCTATGAGGTCAACCTTGTAATCGAAGCCCCACACCATTATGTAACCGGCGATGTTGTTGAGGAGACGGACTGCGTTGTCGCGCCAGTCCGCGACCCTCACGGTGCCCAGGCCGGGGTCGGGCGTCACGGCCACGCGGTCCACGCCGCCGACGTTTCCCGTTGTGGCCACGGGCGTCGCGTTCGCGGCCGCCGCCTCGTCAAGGCGGGCGCGCTCACCCACCTTAAAGGGGTCTGTCTCGGGCGCGCAGGCTGCCAAAAGCAGAACAAGGACCAGCGGAAGCAGGACGATTGACAAGTGGATACGGAGGTAAAAGCGCATCTTGTTCCCCCTGGTGGGTGAAACCGTCTACAAAAAGACACCGTGATGACGGGGGTAATTTACCACGGCGCCGCCTTGGGGATGCAAGGGGCCTTCTACCCCCTGCGGGGGCGCTCTTTGTCTGCGGAGTCGAGCATGATCGTGACGGGGCCGTCGTTGCAGAGGGTGACCATCATGTGGGCCTGGAAGCGGCCGGTGGCGACCTTCTTCACGCCGGCCTGGCGGAAGAGGTCAACGGCGCGCAGGTACAGCGCGTCCGCCTGGTCAGGCGGGGCGGCGTCCAGGAAGCTGGGGCGGCGGCCCTTGCGGGTGTCGGCGTAGAGGGTGAACTGGCTTACAACAAGAAGCTCGGCCCCGGAGTCCAGGGCCGAGCGGTTCATTTTGCGTTCTTCGTCGGCGAAGACGCGCAGGTTGACGGTCTTTTCGACGATGTACTTCGCCTCTTCCTCCGTATCGTCCTTCGACACTCCCATCAGGACCACGAAGCCGGGTCCGATGCTGCCGAGCGTCTCGCCGTCCACGGTCACGAACGCGCTGGTGACTCGCTGGAGGAGGGCGCGCATGCTAGTAGGCCACTGCCTCTTTCTTGGTTTCGGACTTCGTCTCTGTCTTGGCCTCGGCCTTTGCCTCTGCCTTGGACTCCGCCTTTGTCTCGGCCTTGACCTCGGCCTTCTTCTCGTCCGCGCCCTTGTCGGACTCGGTCTTGGACGTCGCCACGTTCTTCTTGCCGTAGTCGTTCACGTAGAAGCCGCTGCCCTTGAAGACCACCGGCACGGCGCGGATGACGCGGCGGCTGGTCCCCTCGCACTTGGGGCAGGCCGTCACAGGCTCGGCAGAGAAGCTCTGGCGGAGCTCAAATTCGTTGCTGCACTTCTCGCAGGAATATTCGTAGATCGGCACTAAAACACCCTCCCTGGTCAACCGCATTAGCAGTCGGAATGGCTGTCTGCTAACCCTTTGCTAATTTAGCATGCACGCCAGTACGTGTCAAACCCTTCCCATTGCCGCGCCTAGTCCATGCTTCCATGCCCGCGACAACTCGTCCACGCCGGCCAGCGCTTCGCCGTTTAGCGTGAGCGAACCGCCGCCAACCTTGCCCAGGGAGACGAACGGGACGCCCTCCTGGCGGCATATCGAATCCAGCGCCTTGACCTTCGCCGCGGGCACGGAGACGACGATGCGCGACTGCTTTTCGCCGAAGAGTCCGGCGTCCGGTCGCCCGGAGACCTTGAACTCCAGGCTCGCCCCAACGTTGCCGGCGATACAGCTCTCCGCGATGGCCACCGCCAGACCGCCGTCCGAGCAATCGTGCGCCGAGGAAACGACGCCCTCGCGCACAGCCCGCCGGACCGCCTTCTGGACCGCTATCTCCAGGTTGATATCCAGCTCGGGCCTGCCGGCCACCTGCCCGTGTACCAGCTCGAGGTACTCGCTCCCCGCGAAGTTCTTCGGGTCGCCGTTCACCGACGCCTCGCCGAGTAGGACGATCGCGTCGCCCTCTTGCTTGAAGGCGATGGTCGCGTGCTTCGTAACGTCGTCCAGCAGGCCCAGCGCGCCGAGCATAGGGGTAGGGTAGATGGGAGCTCCGTGCGACTCGTTGTACAGGCTCACGTTGCCGCTAACGACGGGCGCGCCGATGGCCTTCGCGGCGTCGGCAATTCCCTTTATGCACATCTCCATCTGGTAGTAGATCTCCGGCTTCTGAGGGTTGCCGAAGTTCAGTCCGTCCGTCAGCGCAATGGGCTCGCCGCCGGCGCAGGAGACGTTCCTGCAGGACTCCGCGACGGTGATCATGCCGCCGACGTACGGGTCCAGGTAGCACAGGCGGCCGTTGCCGTCCACGGAGAGGGCGATGCCCTTGCTGGACGTGCCCTTCACGCGCAGCACAGCGGCGTCCGACCCGGGCGCGACGACGGTGTTGGTCTGCACCTGGTGGTCGTACTGCCGGAACACCGGCTCCTTGCTGGCGATGTTCGGGGATGCCAGCAGCTTCAGGAGCACCTCGCCCATCGACTGAGCCGGCTGAGGCGTCTTGCTCAGGTCGGCGGCCTGCGCCTTCTTCTGCCACTCCGGCACGACGCCGGTGAGGCGGTACTTGGGAGCATCGATGAGCAGGTCCACCGGCAGCTCGCCAACGAGCTTGTCTCCGTCGAAGAAGCGGGCGGTGTTGCCCTCGGTGGCTTTGCCGATAACGACGGCGTGCAGGTCCCACTTGGAGAGGAGCTGCTTCGCGGCGTCCTCGTGTCCCGCCTTGACGACGATAAGCATGCGCTCCTGCGACTCCGACAGCATCACCTCGTACGGCGTCATGCCGGACTCGCGGCGGGGGACGCGGGAGACATCGATGTCCATTCCGGTGCCGCCCTTGTGGGCCGTCTCGACGGACGAGCTAGACAGGCCGGCCGCGCCCAGGTCCTGCAGGCCGGCGATGTGCTCTGTGCCCACGATCTCCATGCACGCCTCGATGAGCACCTTCTCAAGGAAGGGGTTGCCCACCTGTACCGTCGGGCGGAGCTCGCGCTCCTCTTCGAAGGTGCGGGATGCCAGGCCGGACGCGCCGTGGATGCCGTCGCGGCCAGTATCCGCGCCGACGAGCATGAGGAGCGTCCCGGGCTGGTCGGTCGTGGCGCGGACGAGCTTGTCCTTCTGCACCAGGCCGACGCACATGGCATTCACGAGCGGGTTGCCGGCGTACGCGGGGGAAAAGTAGATCTCGCCGCCGACATCCGGGACGCCGATGCAGTTGCCGTACCCGGATATGCCGGCAACCACGCCGTCGAACAGGTAGCGGTTGCGCTTGTCTGTGAGCGGGCCGAACCGGAGCGAGTTCAGGAGGGCGATGGGCCGTGCGCCCATCGCGAAGATGTCGCGCACGATGCCGCCCACGCCGGTAGCCGCGCCCTCGTAGGGCTCTATAGCAGACGGGTGGTTGTGCGACTCTATCTTCATCACGATCGCCAGGCCGTCGCCGATATCAACCGCGCCGGCGTTCTCCTTGCCCTGCTCGACCAGCAGGCGCGGGCTCTTCTGGCCGGCGAACATCTTCAGCAGGAGCTTGGAGTGCTTGTAGCCGCAGTGCTCGCTCCAGAGCGAGCCGAAGAGGCCGAGCTCCAGCATATTCGGCTCGCGCCCGAGCCGCTCGACGATGAGCTCGTACTCCGTCTCGGAGATTGCGAGCTCGTCCAGTGTCTTCTTGGATACAGGCATGGTAGGGACTCCGGTCTGTCTTCTTTTCTCGTAGCCTGCACGATTTATCGTGCCCGGCTGCTGACACCCAGGGGAACAGCACAGGCGCGATGAATCGCGCGGGCTACACAAATCGTGGCTGCCCGCACTCGGCGGCGCAGCCACGGTCTTCAATGGCACGGTGGTCCGTTTCTACTACTACCCCGCCGGGACGGCGGCGCGGCTCTTGCCGGAGACGTGGTTGATGATAGACTGGAATATCACCTTGCCGTCTTCTCCGCCCAGTAGCGCCTCGCAGCAACGCTCGGGGTGCGGCATCATCCCCAGCACGTTCCCGGCGGCGTTGGTGATGCCCGCGATGTTGTTGAGCGAGCCGTTGGGGTTCGCTTCGGGCGTTATCCGCCCGTCCGGCGTGCTGTAGCGGAAAATCACGCGCCCGCTCGCCTCCAGCTCGGCGAGGGTCTTCTCATCGGCGTAGTAGTTGCCCTCGCCGTGGGAGATCGGGACACGCAGGACCTGCCCCTTAATGGCGGCGTTCGTGAACGGCGTGTCCGTGTTCTCAACGCGGAGGTCAACCCAGTCGCACCTGAACTGCAGGTTCACGTTGCGGGTGAGCACGCCAGGCAGCAGCCGCGCCTCGCAGAGTATCTGGAAGCCGTTGCAGATGCCGATGACCAGCCTGCCGGACGCCGCGAACTTCTCAACCGCGCCCATCACAGGCGCAAAGCGCGCGATTGCGCCGGTGCGCAGGTAGTCACCATAGGAGAACCCGCCGGGGAGTATGACACAATCGAACCGGGAAAGGTCCGTCTCCTTGTGCCACACATACTCGGCCTCCTGGCCCAGCACACCCTTGACCGCGTGGTGGCAGTCGGTGTCGCTCCAGGTGCCGGGGAAAACTATGATGCCGAATCTCATTGGCCCTCAACCTCTTCATCGCGCTCCCAGCCCCGTTCCGGAGTGGGAGAATATCGCCTGCCTATTGCCTCTTGAGGATAGACTGGACGACCTCGTTGATCATCTTGCCGTCGGCCTTGCCCTTGAGCTGCGGCGCCAGCTTGCCCATCACCTTACCGATGTCCTGCGGTCCCTTCGCGCCCACCTCGGCCACTGTCTTCTCGGCGATCACGCGGACCTCCGCCTCGGTCATCTGCTTTGGCAGGTACTCCATGATGACCTTGAGCTGGGCCTCTTCCTTATCGACGAGGTCCTGGCGGTTGCCCTGCTTGAACATCTCAATGCTCTCGCGGCGCTTCTGAGCCTGCTTGCTGAGCATCTCGGCAATCGCGGCGTCGTCGGACGGCTTCTGCCGCTCGATCTCCTGGTACTTGATCTCCGACCTCAGGTGGCGGATGACCAGGAGCCTGTCGGCGTCCTTGCTCCGCATCGCCTGCTTCATGTCTTCGTCAAGCCTCTCCCTGAGCGACATAACTACCTTCCGTAACCGAAAATTCGAATTTCGAAACCACATTGGGAGTATAGAATTACCGGTATAGGGTGTCAAGGAAGCCCAGATATGGGAGAATATGGCGCTGGAGGGTGCAAATGGGCCGATTCAACTTTGTCGCTCGGGTCCTGCTCGCCGCCATCCTGGCGGCCGGCGCGGTTGTCGCCATGGCGTGCGAGGTTGAGCCGGGACTGCTGGAGCAGGGGCAGACCGCAGCCTCAGACGGGAGACTCGGAGACGCCTCCACTGCCTTCAGCGGCGCTATTAACGAGGACCCGAACAACCCGGACCCTTACCTGGCGCGCGGCGACGTTTACATGCAGCGCGGAGAGCCGGACCGGGCCGTCGTCGACTACGGCCAGTACATCCGCCTGAGCCGCTCGGACGCTACCGGATACCTGAAGCGCGGGCAGGCATACCTTGAGCTGAGGGAGTACGACAAGGCGCTGCTGGACTTGAACGAGGCGCTGAAGCTGGACGCCTCGTTGGCCGCGGCGTATGTGGGCAGGGCAAAGGCGTACCTGGCCGTCGACCGGCCGGAGCAGGCGCTCTCCGACCTTGACCGCGCAACCACATTGACGAACAGGAGCGCGGAAGTATACGCTCTCCGCGCAAAGGCCCACCTGGCGCTCGGCGCAGTGCAGCAGGCGCTCAGGGATGCGAACGAATCGGTCACAATGGATGGCTCGCTCGCCTTGGCTTTCGCCGCCCGCGCGGCCGTGTACGCCGCCTCCGGCAACGACGCGCGCATGCGTGAGGACTACGCAAAGGCGCTTGATCTGGGCTACCCGCGTTCGGACCTGGACGCCGAAATCCGGGCCGCGCAGAACCAGGACTGAGGAGGGATCCGGCCCGCCATGCTATACCAGATAATGGTCGTCATCCACATACTCGCCTCAGTCATACTCGTGGGCGGGGGCTTCCTGCTGGGAACGGTCGCGGTGCCCACCATCCGCAAGGAAGTTACGCCTCCGCCCGCCGGGTTCAAGCTGATAGGTCAGATCGGCCGCAGGTTCCGCCCAATCTCGTGGACGATGATCGGAATCCTAGTAGTCACGGGGCTCTATCTCATGATGGACCACTGGAGCGTGTCCTTCAGCGACCTCTTAACCGGGGACGGGCATTTTGTGCGCTACCTGCAGGCCAAAGTGGGCTTCGTCGGTCTCGCGATCGCCCTCGCCGCCACTCACGACTTCATTCTCGGCCCCAGAGTTGCCGAGCGAATGCAGAAAGCTCTCGCCGCCGGCGGCCCCATCCCGCAGGAAGTGATCGGCCTCCGGATGCGCATGCTCATGCTGGCCCGCCTGAACGGGGTGGTTGGCATCATTATTATCGTCATCGCAGGTCTGATGATCAGACCGTAGGCGGCCATCTCCGATTGCTGAATCCACCCCGTTGGGCGCCGAAAGTTCGGCGCCCATTTTCTTTTGCCGGCATTCACTGGATATTCACGGCGCATCGAGACATCTTCACGCCGATTTGACACGGAAAACGCACGATATTCACTACTCGGAGTGCGATTGGGGCCGGGCAGGCAGTGACAGACCGGCCGAACGGCGTTATACTCTCCGAGATGTCTGTTTGGAGTAGGAGACGTAATGGCCGCCGGGGAGATGACCGCTTTCGAGAGTCCCATAGACGTGATGCTTGCGATTCACAAGGCGCTGTCCGCTGAGGCCGCGAGAGTGCAGGGGATGGTGGAGTCGCTGCAGCCGGGCGAGTCTCTTCAGCCCCTGCGCCTGGCGTTTAACGGGTGGGCATCCCAGCTTATGTACCACGCCGAAGTGGAAGACCGCCTTATGACCGGGCCGATCGACTCGCCCGCGGCGCGCACGAACGAGGCGGAGCACCAGGTGCTCGGCCGCCTCGAGGCCGAAATTAAGGCGTACTGGGACAGCCGGAACGCGATGGGACTTGAGACACAGCTTCGCGAGGCGATCCGAGCGCTGCACGAGGAGCAGCACCTCAAGCTGATGGAGAAGCTGGAGGACGTTCTGGGCGCGCTGAACGACGAGGTTGGCAAGACACGCCTGGTCGCCCGGACAAAGCGCTACATCTATGGCAAGGTAGTTGAGCTGCGAATCACACAGGATGACCACTTTGAGAGCGAAGAGGCGTTCGTGCTGCCGTATGTGCGCGAGCGCATGGGCTTCGGCCAGCAGGCGCTTATCGCCCGCAGCCTGCTGGTGGACGAAGGCTCGGACACGCCGGACTGGGTGATGGGCTTTGTTACCGAGAGGATCACGGAAAGTGAGTGCGCCGCCCTCAAGGCATACGTCGCATCCCTCCCGCAGGCGGTAAAGGCGTAGCGGCGCTACCCCTCCAGCTTTGCCATGGCGCGGCGGATGTCGCGGAGGACGCGGTCCTTGCCGAGCACCTCCATGGTCTGGAAGAGGGGAGGGGCCACCTGGAGGCCTGTGGTGGCCACGCGTAGCGTCCCCAGGAGCTGGCCCGCCTTGATGCCGAGCTGGTCCGCGAGCGGCCGCAGCGCGCCCTCAAGCGTCGCCGCGTCGAATGCGCCCAGCGGCGCCAGCGCCGCCAGAGAGCGCTCCAGCGCCTGCTTCGTCGTCGCATCGTCCGTCTTTTTCTGGATGAGCTCGTCCTTGCCGTAAGGCGCCGGGTCTGCCATGAAGAACGGTATCATCCCCGCTGCCTCTTTCAGCGTCTTCAGCCGTTCCTGTATCAGAGGCACTATCTTCAGCAGGAGATCCCGCTGCGGCACGCGAGGAAGCTCCTCCGGCGGGTACGCCGACCAGAAGTCCAGCAGCGCGTCCGCCAGCCCCTCTGCCGGAAGCCCCCTGATGTACACGCCGTTCATCCAGTTGAGCTTCTCGATGTTGAAGATCGCCGCCGACTTGGTTACCCGCTCCAGCGAGAACTGCCTGATCAGCTCCTGGGGCGAGAGGATCTCCGTCTTGTCGTCCAGCGACCATCCCAGCAGCGTGAGGAAGTTGAGCAGCGCCTGCGGCAGGTAGCCCAGCGCCCTGTACTCCATGACGGACGTTGCCCCGTGACGCTTGCTGAGCTTGGAGCGGTCCGGCGCAAGGATGATCGGCAGGTGGGCGAACCGTGGCGGCTCCCACCCTAGCGCAGCGTAGAGCTGCAGGTGACGCGGCGTGCTGGGCAGCCACTCCTCCGCCCGCAACACATGCGTGATCTTCATGTGGCGGTCGTCCACCACGTTCGCCAGGTGGTATGTGGGGAAGCCGTCCGACTTCAGCATTACAAAGTCGTCCACCAGCCTGTTCTCGAACGACACCTCGCCGCGAATAAGGTCGTTCACGGTTGAGACGCCCTCCATCGGCATTGCGAAGCGGACCACCTGAGGCCCACCCTTCGCCGACTCGGCCTCGCGGTCGGCGGCGCTCAGTGAGCGGCAGCGGCGG
Proteins encoded:
- a CDS encoding D-tyrosyl-tRNA(Tyr) deacylase; protein product: MRALLQRVTSAFVTVDGETLGSIGPGFVVLMGVSKDDTEEEAKYIVEKTVNLRVFADEERKMNRSALDSGAELLVVSQFTLYADTRKGRRPSFLDAAPPDQADALYLRAVDLFRQAGVKKVATGRFQAHMMVTLCNDGPVTIMLDSADKERPRRG
- a CDS encoding zinc ribbon domain-containing protein encodes the protein MPIYEYSCEKCSNEFELRQSFSAEPVTACPKCEGTSRRVIRAVPVVFKGSGFYVNDYGKKNVATSKTESDKGADEKKAEVKAETKAESKAEAKAEAKTETKSETKKEAVAY
- the purL gene encoding phosphoribosylformylglycinamidine synthase subunit PurL; protein product: MPVSKKTLDELAISETEYELIVERLGREPNMLELGLFGSLWSEHCGYKHSKLLLKMFAGQKSPRLLVEQGKENAGAVDIGDGLAIVMKIESHNHPSAIEPYEGAATGVGGIVRDIFAMGARPIALLNSLRFGPLTDKRNRYLFDGVVAGISGYGNCIGVPDVGGEIYFSPAYAGNPLVNAMCVGLVQKDKLVRATTDQPGTLLMLVGADTGRDGIHGASGLASRTFEEERELRPTVQVGNPFLEKVLIEACMEIVGTEHIAGLQDLGAAGLSSSSVETAHKGGTGMDIDVSRVPRRESGMTPYEVMLSESQERMLIVVKAGHEDAAKQLLSKWDLHAVVIGKATEGNTARFFDGDKLVGELPVDLLIDAPKYRLTGVVPEWQKKAQAADLSKTPQPAQSMGEVLLKLLASPNIASKEPVFRQYDHQVQTNTVVAPGSDAAVLRVKGTSSKGIALSVDGNGRLCYLDPYVGGMITVAESCRNVSCAGGEPIALTDGLNFGNPQKPEIYYQMEMCIKGIADAAKAIGAPVVSGNVSLYNESHGAPIYPTPMLGALGLLDDVTKHATIAFKQEGDAIVLLGEASVNGDPKNFAGSEYLELVHGQVAGRPELDINLEIAVQKAVRRAVREGVVSSAHDCSDGGLAVAIAESCIAGNVGASLEFKVSGRPDAGLFGEKQSRIVVSVPAAKVKALDSICRQEGVPFVSLGKVGGGSLTLNGEALAGVDELSRAWKHGLGAAMGRV
- the purQ gene encoding phosphoribosylformylglycinamidine synthase subunit PurQ codes for the protein MRFGIIVFPGTWSDTDCHHAVKGVLGQEAEYVWHKETDLSRFDCVILPGGFSYGDYLRTGAIARFAPVMGAVEKFAASGRLVIGICNGFQILCEARLLPGVLTRNVNLQFRCDWVDLRVENTDTPFTNAAIKGQVLRVPISHGEGNYYADEKTLAELEASGRVIFRYSTPDGRITPEANPNGSLNNIAGITNAAGNVLGMMPHPERCCEALLGGEDGKVIFQSIINHVSGKSRAAVPAG
- a CDS encoding GatB/YqeY domain-containing protein codes for the protein MSLRERLDEDMKQAMRSKDADRLLVIRHLRSEIKYQEIERQKPSDDAAIAEMLSKQAQKRRESIEMFKQGNRQDLVDKEEAQLKVIMEYLPKQMTEAEVRVIAEKTVAEVGAKGPQDIGKVMGKLAPQLKGKADGKMINEVVQSILKRQ
- a CDS encoding tetratricopeptide repeat protein; translation: MGRFNFVARVLLAAILAAGAVVAMACEVEPGLLEQGQTAASDGRLGDASTAFSGAINEDPNNPDPYLARGDVYMQRGEPDRAVVDYGQYIRLSRSDATGYLKRGQAYLELREYDKALLDLNEALKLDASLAAAYVGRAKAYLAVDRPEQALSDLDRATTLTNRSAEVYALRAKAHLALGAVQQALRDANESVTMDGSLALAFAARAAVYAASGNDARMREDYAKALDLGYPRSDLDAEIRAAQNQD
- a CDS encoding glutamate--tRNA ligase, whose protein sequence is MADHVRVRFAPSPTGEPHVGNIRTAIFDWLMARGAGGAFIIRIEDTDQARKVEGTVEAIYGAMKWLGLDWDEGPDVGGAYGPYVQSERLPMYREVADRLVAKRKAYRCTCSPERLEQVRKDQMERKQPPMYDRRCRSLSAADREAESAKGGPQVVRFAMPMEGVSTVNDLIRGEVSFENRLVDDFVMLKSDGFPTYHLANVVDDRHMKITHVLRAEEWLPSTPRHLQLYAALGWEPPRFAHLPIILAPDRSKLSKRHGATSVMEYRALGYLPQALLNFLTLLGWSLDDKTEILSPQELIRQFSLERVTKSAAIFNIEKLNWMNGVYIRGLPAEGLADALLDFWSAYPPEELPRVPQRDLLLKIVPLIQERLKTLKEAAGMIPFFMADPAPYGKDELIQKKTDDATTKQALERSLAALAPLGAFDAATLEGALRPLADQLGIKAGQLLGTLRVATTGLQVAPPLFQTMEVLGKDRVLRDIRRAMAKLEG